A single region of the Chiloscyllium punctatum isolate Juve2018m chromosome 15, sChiPun1.3, whole genome shotgun sequence genome encodes:
- the gpr34b gene encoding probable G-protein coupled receptor 34b, with translation MGTTNLSMSYWQPENGSKLLKARTEMNILADQNCTIHDNFLTILLPVVYSLIFLTGLISNIAALCIFFFIQNKKNSIHIYLINMAIADLFSISSLPFRIAYHANHNQWMLGKLFCNIIGNVFYMTMYISIILLGLISVDRYLKIIRPLQHYKIRNGTQSAMICAAIWFVSILIAIPMLLKTKAVNSSDDNSKCFHYQERDQFKTYINIFIVIMFWVVFFCLILSYGKISKKLFMLGKEKPGFSNSKILSKIATKTFIVLFIFTICFVPYHISRFFYIASQLHTTSCYWKNVMNKTNEISLLLSAFNSCLDPIMYFLLSKTVRKTVRNLVSEKFQKDIRSEST, from the coding sequence ATGGGAActaccaatctgtcaatgagcTACTGGCAACCAGAAAATGGAAGTAAATTACTAAAGGCGAGAACAGAGATGAATATACTGGCTGACCAAAACTGTACTATACACGACAACTTCCTAACGATTCTTCTACCTGTGGTGTACTCTCTCATATTTTTAACAGGACTGATTAGCAACATTGCAGCACTATGCATATTTTTCTTCATTCAAAACAAGAAAAATTCCATCCACATCTATTTGATTAACATGGCAATTGCAGACCTCTTCTCAATCTCCTCCTTGCCTTTCAGAATAGCATATCATGCAAATCATAACCAGTGGATGTTAGGGAAATTGTTCTGCAATATAATAGGCAACGTATTTTACATGACAATGTACATTAGCATTATACTTTTGGGACTCATCAGTGTGGATCGGTACTTAAAAATAATAAGGCCTTTGCAGCATTATAAAATACGGAATGGTACCCAAAGTGCAATGATTTGTGCTGCCATCTGGTTTGTTTCAATTCTGATTGCAATACCAATGCTTTTGAAGACTAAAGCAGTTAACAGTTCTGATGACAATTCCAAGTGCTTTCATTATCAAGAAAGAGACCAATTCAAAACCTATATTAATATTTTCATTGTCATAATGTTTTGGGTTGTATTTTTTTGCCTCATTCTTTCGTATGGAAAGATTTCTAAAAAGCTTTTCATGCTTGGTAAAGAAAAACCTGGTTTTTCTAACAGCAAAATTCTCAGCAAAATTGCAACAAAAACGTTCATTGTTCTTTTCATTTTTACCATATGCTTCGTCCCATATCATATTTCCCGATTCTTCTACATTGCATCTCAGCTTCACACAACAAGCTGTTACTGGAAAAATGTGATGAATAAAACGAATGAGATATCACTTTTGCTTTCTGCTTTCAACAGTTGCCTTGACCCAATCATGTATTTTCTGCTCTCAAAGACTGTTAGAAAAACAGTGCGGAATTTAGTCAGCGAAAAATTCCAGAAAGACATAAGAAGTGAGAGCACTTAA